In a genomic window of Helianthus annuus cultivar XRQ/B chromosome 10, HanXRQr2.0-SUNRISE, whole genome shotgun sequence:
- the LOC118482649 gene encoding uncharacterized protein LOC118482649 encodes MSTFPVISAIGGGGFENTQITIQGQVVPEETKFKYLGSFVQRDGELDSDVAHRIQAVRPAMLYGTDCWAIKKSQARKTEVAEMRMLRWMCGHTRLDRIRNEVFRERLGVCRISDKIKDGRFRWFRHVKRRQATSLVRVVETLTVDGRRGRGRPKLTWDMRIRRDLIEMHLSEDMVQDRSSWRRRIKVKEF; translated from the exons ATGAGTACCTTTCCTGTGATTTCAGCgatagggggggggggtttcgaaAACACTCAAATCACCATTCAAGGTCAGGTTGTTCCGGAAGAAACTAAGTTCAAGTATTTAGGATCGTTTGTACAAAGAGACGGGGAGTTAGATAGTGATGTAGCTCACCGCATTCAGGCTG TGAGACCTGCCATGCTATATGGGACAGATTGTTGGGCCATTAAGAAATCACAAGCACGCAAGACGGAAgtagcagagatgaggatgctgaggtggatgtgtggTCACACAAGGTTAGACCgaataagaaatgaggtttttagggaaaGGTTAGGGGTGTGTAGAATATCAGATAAGATTAAGGATGGAAGATTCAGATGGTTTAGGCATGTGAAGAGAAGGCAAGCAACATCGCTAGTTAGAGTAGTGGAAACCCTCACAGTAGATGGAAGAAGGGGTAGAGGTAGACCCAAATTGACGTGGGATATGCGGATTAGGCGGGATTTGATAGAAATGCACCTCTCTGAGGACATGGTTCAAGACAGGAGTTCATGGAGACGTAGGATTAAAGTTAAAGAGTTTTAG